In Apodemus sylvaticus chromosome 7, mApoSyl1.1, whole genome shotgun sequence, the sequence TGTTTTCCCTCCTGAGGGGCGTGGGGAGTGGATCAGCATGTATGCTTTAGTGGAAAGAAGGTAGAAATTGAatgacatactttttttttttttttttttttgccctgtaGACTGTcaaagttttgcttttgtttttgatgctAGGGAATTAAGCCAAGTAGTTCACCTGCTGCCATCCTACCACTAAATTACATCCTTGGTGCTATACTTAGGTCTTGAAGCCTTACATTCTTAGCAGAAGGGAGTGAGTAAAAGTTCTTTGGAACTAAAGAAATGTTAGGGTGTATTGTGTTGCTGGATTATGTGTTTGCATGAGTGCTTGTGGATAGACCACAGCATGCTGCCACTGTCATTGTCCACTTGTAGTTTTTTGAGAGTAGGGTTTCTCAAGGAACCAGGAACTCAAACCAGTTCTAGCTATCTATCCTAGCTAGCCAGTTTGCATCGTGTCTGCCTTTCCAGAGAGGTGACTGCCATGCCCGCCTAGGCTTCCATGGATCTGACCAGACACCTTTGGTCATTAAACTTGCTCAACAGGCTACATCCATGAGTCAGATGCCTAGctcaacatttttgtttgttttttgctgtgctagaaattgaactctaAGCTTTGCAAATGCTAAATGTGCTGAACCACGGAGCTTCGTTTTCAGCCAGCTCAAAatcttagttttattttacatagttcagactggccttgagtcCTCTGTGTAAAACAGATGACCTTGTACTACCCCACAttgtatataagtatactgtagctgtcagataccccacaagagggcatcagatttctttATGTAGGGATGGTTGTGAAACACCATGTGATTGctcggatttgaactcagaaccttcagaagagcagtcagtgctcttaaccgctgagccatctctctacccacaCTCACCCCCCCactcactcccccaccccccacgcaactttttaatttaatttttttttgagaatgtcATCAGTATATTTGTGGTAATATTCATTCTCACTCCACCCAGGTTAGCcctgaatttgtgtgtgtgtgttagtgttatATCTTGGTGTGTGGGTATGGAGGCTAGAGGTtggctgtgtgtgtcttcctctgtcactaAATccttgagacaagttctcactgaGTCTAGAGATCATTGAATGATTGCACTACTTGGATAGCTAGCATACTCCTGGGATGGTCTTTTCTCTgtcaccatccacccacccaagtCTGCTTACTGGAGTTCTGGTGCATATGAATTTACATTCTAATGCTTAGGTAAGTGCTGAAATGACTGGTAAGAATCACTGTGGTAATGCTGcttgatttccccctccccctcctgaaCTTGTTCTTTCAAGCTACTCGTGGAATGCACCAGACACACAGTTCCTGCAGACCCTTAGTTCTTACTATTTGGGACTATATATTTCCACTTTGTATCAGGTGCCTGAAAAGCCAGAAGGTAGATAACTTAGATGAGATGACTGGTCTCTGTGCTGCTGTGGCATAGACACCAATGTGGATTTGACACCGATAAATGAGTAGAGCTGTGCTCACTTGTTGGGCCACATTCAGCTTGTTTGCTAACATTTAGTTTgaagtgtttgatttcttttgatTATTTGTGTGATGAGTTTGTGGTGCTGGATCTTGCCACCTGGTTTGTATAGAGACAATCTTTACCTGCCAAGCCATCCAGGTCTTTTCACATATGCTTAATTTTACCTTGTTACTAAAACCGTTCCCaagtccttttttaaaatgtagcctCTTTGGGGATCAGCAGTTGGGATACTAACCTACACTCTACCAGCACCAAAACTGTATCTTAGTAATTCTTATCAGGGAGCTCAAAAATACCTATGACTCCAGTTTCAAGGCATCCACCTTTCTTCTGGCCACCGGGGCATCTGTTTATGTACACAGTGTGTGCATACATTAAAGTGTAGCTCCTTCGTACTCCTGCTGTCATTTTTGGTGTGGCACCTCATCTCCCTGTTTTTCGTCTCCTAGAACATACTGCCTGTTAGAATTTTCCGGGGTGATGGAGTGATATGTATCTGTTGAGTATTTATGACATTGTGGCTAATGGGACTTAGGAATTGAGATCTAGATTTCATTTTACTCATCTGAAATAGCTACATGTGTtgctttgaatcccagcactcaggacacaggcAGATGGTGTCTGAGttggcagccagggctacaaagaggagactgtctttaaaataaatgaatgagactgtctttaaaatggatgaatgaataagtgAGGGAGTGAGCAGGCAAGCCTCACAAGTCATATCACCCACAAACACAAataaggtggtttttttttttttaaaaaaaaaaacacatgtagTGGCTGAAATATAAGGATCAATAGTTTGGGGTTTGGTCTGGTTTATTTGAAGTTGGGTCTGAGTTGcccgggctggctttgaactcaagatcctcttgtctcagcctcccatgTTGAAAGCATGTTCCACTATTCAAGGcagtttttaatgtgtgtatcTCAAGTGCAATTTAGATACTCAATAATAAGCATGTATGCTTCCCTCTGGTATAACTAAGCCTATAGAAAACtataagaacattttattttagctAGTAGATTATAGTGCTGTTCCATTGAGCTCCCCTCCCCAAGCCTGAAACTTTGAAAGTTTTTGACAAGTGGAAAATAACACTGCTTGAAAACATATCAAGGATTAGTTGGGGAAGATAGGAAAAACCTGAGAGATTGTGGCCCCCAAATTAGGTCACAGTAAATTTTAAGCAGGGGTGCTTTTTCCTGTGTTATAAGCAAATAGAGAAACTTAACATCCAGTGATCTTAAGAGAATGAAATAAAGATACAAGTTAgctgttttctttatctttagGAATTTAAAACACTGCATGtgcatttattaaataatttatatatcttCTTTAGCCCACCTTCCAAGTAAAGAAAGTGGATGTCACATTTACTAATAAACAGTGACACAATGTTATATTCCAGaaggctaacttcttgagattTAGAGATGGGCAGGTTTCTACTCTGAGACATTTTCTCACTGAACTTTGCTTTTATTGTCTAGAATAAAACCTTTCTAAATCAGGGTTGCCTTTCTCacaatttttttggtttggtttggtttttcaagacagggtttctctatgtagcctggctgtcctggaacttactctgtagaccaggctggccttgaactcagaaatccacctgcctctgcctcccagagtgctgggattaaaggcgtgcgccaccactgcctggctctcaaCAATTGTTAAATGGTCAGGAGTGTAGGAAAATGTTACAAGAAAGTCAACCATATGAATGAATGGTTTATCTTTAGTTACAGAAACCCCGGAGCCAGCAATGCCTAGTGGTGTATATAGGCCTCCTGGGGCAAGGCTAACCACAACAAGAAAAACGCCACAAGGACCACCAGAAATATACAGTGACACACAGTTCCCATCCCTGCAGTCCACTGCCAAGCATGTAGAGAGCCGGAAGTAAGTATGTGAGACTATGAGTTAGGCTTTCTGACAGGCAGCTGGGAATCAGGTGGGACTTGGATAcccaggagggaaggagaaggtggGGGGTGAGTCCTTTAtggaaagaacaagagaaaggaTGGTAAAAATAGATTTTGCTGTCTGCTGTGTTTCTTTCACAGCTCCATTTAGGTAGTTCTTTTAAGTACATTATTACTGGTTTATGTTCCTTTTAAATATGGAAATTAGAATTGTAGAAGCATTTATCATTGCATTCACAATAAATATGAGTAGATGAAAGATGTTGGCATTTACAAATCTAATactataaataatttatttcagcAGGTACTTAAAGTGAATACTACCTGAAGTTAAATGACCACATATGGCACATCTACATCGTATTAGGGACATGaattttcaaaagtaaataaaatgggAAGAAATGTAAATGGCATCAGATGGAAAATTTTTTTGGGTGGTTTTAAAGTAAATCCCAGCCTTTTCGCCTCACTGAGAGCACAGCTGGCTTGAATTTAGACCTCTACTTGGATGTGCTTCTCCGTTTGTCCTCACATGGGGGGGACTCTGGGAGAGCAGTGACTTGCCACACACATCTCTCTGTACCTGATCTAATCAGACCACTCCCCCAAAGCAAAAGGGAGGAGAAATCGTTGAATGATGAGAACATTACTTGAATGAGGAAATTGTTGCCCTTATGCATAAAGATGTATTATCTACTAACTGCGAAAACTTAGTGAGTCTTAGAAGGAATGTCATTATACAGCTTCTTTCTGGTTGTCTTCAAGTTGGTCCCAAAATATTCAGAAGATGGGACCTCAGAGCTTCAGTACAGTATTACATGTTTTCTGTTCGATTGAAGCCTTAAAATGGTTTGATAGGATTTTTgtattcccttcctgtctctccagGATTATTCTTAgggtcttccccccacccccccccttttttttttaaatttgaggaaGAATACTTTCAAAATTTCCCTAGTGAAGAAGAAATATTTACTGATTACATTTCTTTTCCCTTAGGgataaagaaatggagaagagctttGAAATAGTAAGACAAAAATTTAGAGGTAGGGAGGAGGTTTCCAAAAACCAGGCCCTTAAACTTCAGCTAGACAACCAGTATGCTGTGCTTGAAATCAGAAGTACAGCCACACACAGTGCAGTTAAGGAGCGGTCTTTGCTAAGCCTTCCAAGATAACTAGACCACAgctaaccaccaagaacagccatTCAGCGTTTTGATTTCTGGATCTACAGTGACTGACTGAAGACCTGGAGTCCAGTGACTGTCCCTGTTGCACTATGGAAGTTCAAGAGTCACAACTGATCTTGATGTGTGTTGGATTTAGGGGTGTTTTCATTGTCTTAAATATTTGTGAATTAGATTCAACAGTGTTTCCATAGTTGCTCTGCGTATAAAACCAAACCTGCAGCCAGTGGTCATTTCAAACATCTTTATGTTCAGATACTGAGCCTTCGCAAGGTTGACTACCTCAGATTTGCTGCACTTAATTGTGGATTTCATGTGGATCACAACTTCTACATAAGGTTACAGCTATTAGTGTCTGTGTGAACCTTGAAACCAACTCTACTGGATTCCTGTCAGAAAGCCTTCAGAAGCTAGCCATCTGGGTTCTGATCCGCTGTAAAAGATGAAGAGTTAAGTGACCTTAATTAACCTGTTCTCTGCCCCATCCTAAGGAATACTCTGTAGGCTGTGGCTGTGTTAGACTTTCTGGAACAAGCCGCTGTCAGAAATGTGCTTGGATCATCTGTGTAGGGCTTATGATTTATAATTTAAGTTTTTAGTTGTATAAAACTATGGATTTAATTCAACCAAACTTGGGTCCACCATATGGGGAGTGTTGGGGGGGAGAGTAGTCTTGTTTCTTTGAATAACTTTTCATTCGGATAGTGCTTGTTCAATTCCACATTAAGGCCTTGCTTTGACTTGGAGTAAGTTCTTTAAGGGCATATTGTGTGGTGAAATAGTCTGAAAAAAGCATTGGAATTGTGAAATGCCCCATGAATTTGCCAGTCTGTGGAGCAAGATAGCCTTTGATATGTGTAAAGGCCAGCGGATCCCCTCCACTCCAGGTGCTGCTCAATCCTCCTAATCAGGTCTAAATTAAACTGCTGTGGACGGGGTGTGGCCTCTGCTTAGAAGGAGGCTGACCTGGCTATTTAACAGTTCAACAGGAGCAAAACACTAAGTTGCCCATGAATCTGGCATGGTGTCTGATAAGTCCTCGTGTGTGCCCCAAGTTTGAAGGTTATGGGCTATTCTGTAGATCCATTCATTGTTTAGCCAACTCTTGACATTCACCTAGGAAGTATATTTGTATATTCACTTGGAGAGGCAGGGGAATAGCCAGTAATGTAGCACTTCTGTGGTTAGTAATTAAAATTTAACCATCTAGTAATACTTGGCTCTTAGAAGAGGTTAGTGCTAAATTTCTTTCCACCTAATGAAATAGTCTGTCAGTTACCTACTTTAATGTCACTACAAATGGTCCAGTACACATACTCTATATTGGCATATGGGTATGTGATATGATTCCAGTGCCTGGGGTTCTCTCTGTAAGTGAATCCCTTTACCAAACACAGTTCAGACTTGCTCACTACTGACAGGAGCGGAACAGGTAAAGGGGAAGTGTTCCCAGCTGGGGAGCATGTCTTGCAGTTTAGTGATTGGTACAGCAGTGTGGGAACCAGGAGGTGTAGGCCAGTGTCTCTTAGCCAGACCTTATGCCACTTCTGGGCAATAATGTTGGCATGACCCGagccagccaggaggagggtgggTGACGAGAAGAGCTTGAGCTTCTTAGGTAAACTGAAGACTTAACTTGGGCACCAGAAACCCTAACAAGTAATCTCACACCTTGAGCCACAAACTTCCCTTAAAGTGTGCTTTACCCCAgctagacacagacacacacaaattctgTTTAGGGTTGTGGTTTAAGAAGTGAACAGAGACATGATGAGGTTTGTTTAATGGCATACTGTACTGGAACGCTGAAGACCTGCAGCAGATGTAAATTCCAAGTcttgttataattttttttaagattgtgaAATTATCAAAATGCATATGAATCAAGTTTTAATACACTGTCTAGGTGGATGAGGCTGTCCATTgcaccatttctttctttgggtTCTCAGGCATGGTTCTGACAGTGTAAGAACTCTGTAACATTTAACATTGAATAAACAGTAAACCTATGGATGGTGGAATGTGATGCTTTCTGTTGGAACCCTTTAACCTAAACTCTTGAATGGAGAATGGTGTCTGATCCGCTTGGTTATGACCCTGCTCTCCAAGAGTGCACTTAGGAATTGTTCAAAGGCATGGGTGAACATGGCTACACGGCAGAGACACTCCTAAAGAAGTGTAGAACCAAGTTCTGGGAGCTTCAGTAGGCTTTGTATTGCACCCTTTTATCCTAACCTGATTTCAagtcttccccccctcccccccccctttttttttaaatattggagATGGAAGAGTGTGAGCCAGAGGTCAAAATCAATACTGTGTATTCCTGTCAGGTTCCATCTTTAAAATGTCTGTGTCTATACCAGTTTGTTTCCTCTTGGCTTTCCTTCTGTTTACTTTCTGGGCCATCTCTGGACTCCATATACAAAAGATtgattttagggtttttttggttttttaaatgtgtatgagtgttttgcctatgtaTGTGTCAGTAGTGCTAGAAGCCAAAGAATttactggaactggagttaacaagTTTAGCCACTGTGCGTGGACACTGGAAATCAAGCCTAGGACCAGAGTAGCCAATGCTGTCTCTAGCCTTTACACATCTTTAAAAGGAATAGCATTTTCCAGTTTCAGGATTTGGTTTTTAGTCTTAAGTCAGTATATTTTAAGCCATTTTTGGTAGTGGATTCTATATTTActgtttattctttgtaattGGTTTTGGCTTTAAATatttcatgtatgtttatgtgaacATATGCTACAGGTGTACAGGTGCTTATAGAGACCACTCCCACCCGCCAAAAAAAGTGTTAGACCCCTAGAGCATATGAGTCATGAACTTTGTGCTGAAACTTCACTCTGGTTCTCAGAGCATCagctgctcttaaccgctgatgtATCTCCAATTCTGAGGGTGGTTTTTTCCTTAACtgcttatttaaaatacaaaactttGGGGCCACAAACATGCAAGGCAAAGTACTCTCAGGCTACATACAACATCTTTaagtgtcttactatgtagttaaTTTAAGGTAGGCTTTGCACTCAAGATGTCAATCCAAGCTTCCATAGGCTCTTGAAAGATAGGGTCTCATATGAGTACAGGCTGCTTTCAAGCTTGCTTTGTAGCTAAGGCTGAAGTTGAGATCCTGATCTTGTATATACTTAATGGCTTGTATCTATAAATAAATCTCAACACTTGTCTTGAAGGGGCAGGAAGATATTTTGTGGCCAACCTAATCTATATAGCTTGTTGCAAAGCTAGCTGGGGTTATAAAACAACTCAGTTGACAAAATTGTTGGTTTTCTCAAGGACATATGCCCATCTTAACTGTTTATTCCCAGACATTTCAACACCAAAAAGAAAAGCTTTAGTGAATTGTCCTCCTGTCTCACATACTGCCCCCATTCCCCCAGGCTATGGGTTCCCCTATTCTGAGCATTCACATGAATAATATGTGTTTTGTGATTGGCATTTCACAAACATGTTTTGGGGGCCATCCATGTTGTACTGTTAGTGCAACTTGCTAAGTAAACCTTTGTATGGATTCCTAACTGAACATGTGGCTTGTTCCCACTCTCTCTGCCTCGGTGTTGCTATGAGTTGCCACAAGTTTTAGTAGCAGCTTGTGGCAACTCATAGCAACACCTATCTTCAGTGTATACTTCAAGTTGGAGTCTCGTGATAAGGTCAGAGACATACGTGGCTATGTGTACTGTATCCTTCCCAGCAAATAGAATTCTAACCCATCTAGGAAGCCTTAGTggctttggttcttttttttttttttttttaagatttatttattattatatgtaaatacactgtaactgtcctcagacactccagaagagggcatcagatctcattacagatggttgtgagccaccatgtggttgctgggatttgaactctggacctttggaagagcagtcggtgctcttaaccactgagccatctctccagcctccgtgGCTTTGGTTCTTAAAGAGTCATTCCTTCGTGTTTACTTTGGGCTATtattgggttctttatatattctaggtGTTAGTATCTTATGCGGTTTTTAAAGTACTTTGCCTCATCTTTTACtatagttttgagacaagatctcacatggcccaggctggcctccaagtgTAGCTGATGAGACCATTCTGCTCCTGTTCCCTCCTTTAATGTGCTGGGCTTACCGGCCTGTGCCACAGGCactgttttatgcagtgctggggactgaacctaggcTTCCTGCCTGCAAGCAGTCCATCAACTAAATTACATCTCcagctttttcattttttttttttttttttttttttttttttagagaaaatacATCTACACACAGTTTGtagtgtgtatgcttgtgtgagcATATGAAAGCCAGAGACTAACAGTAGATCAGGTGTCTTTTACTggtcttagatttttttcttttttaaagaaatatggaTGTTAACATGGGATCTAAGACAACTATAGCAGCCTATAGTGGATTctgaagaatgaaacttgggttatcaggcttggtggtggtcacctttactgctgagcctgagccatttccctggccctctacatttatttttaacataaggGTGTTAAGCCTGCATATTTGGGTGCTGCTTGGTACCAGAAGGCATGAGATCTCCTGGACTTGTGTATGTAAAGATGGTTAGAAGGTACCATGAACTCCAGGGCtctgagcagccagtgcttccaTCTTGCGAGCCCCTCTGCCTTTTTGATATagtcactgaacctagagctgtTCTGCTAGCCAGAGAATCCCAGCTTAGATTCTGGGTCCTACACTTGCATGTTCTTCATGCTGGTACAATCCACTTTATCCACAGCCAAGCCATCCATCTCCCTTATTCTAAGACATATTTGGGTGACCTGAGCCAATGcaacaagtttttttttgtttgttgtttttcgggacagggtttctctgtatagccctggatgtcctggaactcactttgtagacggggctggcctcgaactcagaaatctgcctgcctctgcctcccaagtactgggattaaaggcatgtgccaccactgcctggctgcaacAAGTTATTTTGAAGCACAAGTTTCTGTCACCTTTTAAAATGTCTGCACATGAGTGCTGGAATCCATGGAGGGAGCCCAGATGTTTCTGGAGTTGTTTTtataggcaattgtgagccaccttTGAAGGGTGTCGCTCTTAGCCACTGCCTCTTTAGTCTGCTTTATTGAACAGTCTCATTCCAGCCTAGGCTAGGCTGGACTCaacctgagtactaggattacaaggGGGCCAtttcatgtgtctgtgttttgAGAAAGCTGGGACTCACACCTagctaattattttttcttaatccACGTAAAATTCTGTATAAATGATAATGTAATTAGGGATTCAGGTTTTAAGTTTGGCGATATCAACAGATCTAAATGAACAAAACAGTACAGTTTGAATtgctattttttattctttatctcAAAGTTTTGGTGCCTATGTTTGGCAAATGATACAttcacacatttacatatatacatgttttagTTTAAAGCCCCAGCATCATTAAACTGTCTGCTTAGGCTGTTAAAAAGAGGTTAAATGGCAAGAATACATATATAGTCAggaaataaacatgaaataaCCCTAATGTATAACTTTTGCTTTTATGAACTAAGATATTTTTGAAACAAATCTATCTTGTTAAAACTACTACAGCCTCCTATATTTACAAGAAAAGTCTTTATGTACTCAGTGTGGCTTTGGCTTGACAAGCTAGTTAAGTTCCTTTTTATTAGGAACAGTCAATATCCAGTGATTCATATTTAGGTTAAAGGCATCAAGTTCACAGGATCATTAGAATCTGACCTTCAGCTGTTTGCCTTTAAACTGCTACATACACAAAAACATCACAGCTGGAAATTTTCTGTGcactgctggggattgaacccgggGCCTTATACATTTTCGCAAGCACACTAAACTGAAGACACTCGTGGTTTGGTGGTTAGAAGTACATCAGTGCACTCGAGGCCGTTTGATGACATTCTCTGCAGGAGTTTTCCTCTTCTGTGGTAATCCAGGCCCACCTTCCTTATTATGGAATAAAGCAGC encodes:
- the Cdv3 gene encoding protein CDV3 homolog isoform X3, with protein sequence MQISEKEDDDNEKREDPGDNWEEGGGGSGAEKSSGPWNKTAPVQAPPAPVTVTETPEPAMPSGVYRPPGARLTTTRKTPQGPPEIYSDTQFPSLQSTAKHVESRNRYLK